The genomic region CGATTTGACGTCCGCTTTTAGTAGCCATACGAGCACGGAAACCGTGATTACGTTTGCGTTTTAGAACGCTAGGTTGGAAAGTTCTTTTCATCTTAATTCTCTCACTGAATGCAGTGTTTGAGTTTTGAGGGTTAGCGACCGCCAAGC from Marinomonas rhizomae harbors:
- the rpmH gene encoding 50S ribosomal protein L34; amino-acid sequence: MKRTFQPSVLKRKRNHGFRARMATKSGRQIVARRRARGRKVLSA